One Jeotgalicoccus saudimassiliensis DNA window includes the following coding sequences:
- a CDS encoding S-ribosylhomocysteine lyase — protein MKEMNVESFNLDHTKVAAPYIRLAGTNEGEHGDKIYKFDIRFCQPNKEHMDMPALHSIEHLMAENIRNHHDRVVDLSPMGCQTGFYLSVLNDDDKAGIEDVMEKTLNDVLKATEVPACNEVQCGWAASHSLEGAKEIARKMLEGRSSWSTVFAE, from the coding sequence ATGAAAGAGATGAACGTTGAAAGTTTTAACCTGGATCACACAAAAGTTGCTGCACCTTATATCAGACTTGCAGGGACAAACGAAGGCGAGCACGGTGACAAGATTTATAAATTTGATATCCGATTCTGCCAGCCGAACAAAGAGCATATGGATATGCCTGCACTTCACTCAATCGAACACTTAATGGCGGAAAACATCCGCAACCACCACGACCGTGTTGTCGATTTAAGCCCGATGGGATGTCAGACCGGTTTTTATCTGTCCGTATTAAATGATGACGATAAAGCTGGAATTGAAGATGTTATGGAAAAAACATTAAACGATGTACTTAAAGCGACAGAAGTACCTGCATGCAACGAAGTACAGTGCGGATGGGCAGCAAGCCACAGTCTTGAAGGGGCTAAGGAGATTGCCCGCAAGATG